Proteins encoded in a region of the Flavobacteriaceae bacterium HL-DH10 genome:
- a CDS encoding TonB-dependent receptor codes for MKNKVTLLMSIILCTLMYTFSYAQEKNVTGTVTDQSNLPLPGVNVIVKGTSQGASTDFDGNYSISVATGQTLVFSYIGFKTTEKVIGSESSYNIAMESDNAQLDEVIVVGYGTQKKSDVTGAMVSVSAEDITSRPVNNAVEAIQGKAAGVDISSNERPGQLGSISIRGVRSLTASNSPLYVLDGIPLITGGIENVNPQDIESIDILKDASATAIYGSRGANGVVIITTKRGKTGKMTISINSSLQLNKNREFAPRMNASEFIDYRRWAYYYQSYNEETDTYGRPRGDQPTLANDEEIFPGDDVAFGNIENGWTGGTWDPSGVISTDFTDFITQTAITTQNTLSVSGGTDKMKAYGSFGVTDNEGVIVGQSYKRYNANVSIDITPTDWFSFGGNINAAQETQEYGQSTSGSSAVSARGGLYDSALSLFQYALPYDANGDRVEFPGGDISYRTVIDEEKYSQDQRVSLRAFGSFYAQVDIGAIFPFLEGLKYRTNFGPDISNYRRGVYVDGQSVIRTGSSYASLEKRQRASYTLDNLLYYDKTITDHNIGVTLLQSQTVFDEESNYMDAENIPFASQKWNALNNDNVTIAGFDSGISERQLLSYMARVNYSFADKYLLTVSGRYDGASQLADGNKWAFFPSAALGWRLDRESFLENSSWINQLKLRAGVGVTGNSAIDPYSTQGGLSPLFYAFGGSTSAGITPGVTRINNTNYTLLANKNLGWEKTTQYNFGLDFSLLNRRVSGSLDVYMSNTTDLLLLKQIPTVTGYDATYANIGETKSSGIDLTLSTVNIEESDFKWSTDLSASYQTNEIVELSNGKFDDINNEWFIGESQNVIYNYESNGIWKEADAAEMALFNANGSNFRAGNVRPVDQNGDYIIDPNNDRVIIGSEIPKYILGLTNTFNYKGLELSIFMYGRMGYTYNAGGEDLGGRGNNRKVDYYTVADENSDYQRPFYTQGNGDSYSSTLGYRSGDFVKIRNISLGYNFSDRITSKLGLSKLRIYAQATNPGFIFKKVDWIDLDVRRSNSLRGFTTGINLEF; via the coding sequence ATGAAAAACAAAGTTACTCTACTAATGAGTATAATTTTGTGTACTTTAATGTACACGTTCAGCTATGCTCAAGAAAAAAATGTAACAGGAACTGTTACAGATCAATCTAACCTCCCTCTACCTGGGGTTAATGTTATTGTTAAAGGAACTAGCCAAGGAGCAAGTACAGATTTCGACGGGAATTATAGTATAAGCGTAGCAACGGGTCAAACGCTTGTATTTTCTTACATAGGTTTTAAAACAACAGAAAAAGTAATAGGAAGCGAAAGCTCTTACAATATTGCTATGGAATCTGACAATGCGCAACTAGATGAAGTAATAGTTGTTGGGTATGGAACCCAAAAGAAATCGGATGTAACTGGTGCAATGGTTAGTGTAAGTGCTGAAGACATTACCTCTAGACCTGTAAATAATGCTGTGGAAGCCATTCAAGGAAAAGCTGCTGGTGTTGACATTAGTTCAAACGAAAGACCTGGACAACTTGGAAGTATTTCCATTCGTGGTGTACGTTCATTAACAGCATCTAATTCACCTCTTTATGTGTTGGATGGGATTCCATTAATAACAGGAGGAATTGAAAACGTAAACCCTCAGGATATTGAATCTATTGATATCCTAAAGGATGCATCGGCTACCGCTATTTACGGTTCGCGTGGTGCTAATGGTGTTGTTATCATTACAACTAAAAGGGGTAAAACAGGAAAAATGACGATAAGCATTAATAGTTCTTTACAATTAAATAAAAATCGTGAGTTTGCTCCAAGGATGAATGCCAGTGAATTTATTGATTATCGCCGTTGGGCTTATTATTATCAATCTTATAATGAGGAAACTGATACTTATGGACGACCTAGGGGTGATCAGCCAACTCTGGCTAATGATGAGGAAATATTCCCAGGTGATGACGTAGCTTTCGGCAATATTGAAAATGGATGGACAGGAGGAACCTGGGATCCTTCTGGAGTTATATCAACAGATTTTACTGATTTTATTACCCAAACAGCAATTACAACCCAAAACACCCTTAGTGTTAGTGGAGGAACAGATAAAATGAAAGCGTATGGGTCTTTTGGTGTTACTGATAATGAGGGTGTAATTGTAGGTCAAAGTTATAAGCGCTATAATGCTAATGTAAGTATTGACATTACACCTACTGATTGGTTTTCATTTGGTGGTAATATCAATGCAGCACAGGAAACCCAAGAATATGGTCAATCGACTTCTGGAAGTAGTGCGGTATCTGCTAGAGGTGGATTATACGATAGCGCCCTAAGCCTTTTTCAATATGCACTTCCTTATGATGCTAATGGTGATAGGGTTGAATTTCCTGGAGGGGATATTTCCTATAGAACGGTTATTGATGAGGAGAAATACTCTCAAGACCAACGTGTTTCGCTTAGGGCTTTTGGGAGTTTTTATGCCCAAGTAGATATAGGAGCCATTTTTCCTTTTTTAGAAGGTTTAAAATACCGTACAAATTTTGGTCCTGATATATCAAACTATCGTCGAGGTGTTTATGTTGATGGACAATCAGTAATTAGAACAGGTTCTAGTTATGCCTCTTTAGAAAAAAGACAAAGGGCTTCATATACATTAGATAACCTGTTATATTATGACAAGACCATTACAGACCATAATATTGGTGTTACATTGCTACAGAGTCAAACAGTATTTGATGAAGAAAGTAATTATATGGATGCGGAAAATATTCCTTTTGCAAGCCAAAAATGGAACGCATTAAACAATGATAATGTTACTATTGCTGGCTTCGATTCAGGTATTAGTGAAAGACAATTGTTGTCATACATGGCTCGTGTAAACTATAGTTTTGCTGACAAGTATTTATTAACTGTATCTGGCAGGTACGATGGGGCTTCCCAATTGGCCGACGGAAATAAATGGGCGTTTTTCCCAAGTGCTGCCCTAGGATGGCGTTTAGACAGGGAAAGCTTTTTGGAAAATTCCAGTTGGATCAATCAATTAAAATTACGTGCAGGTGTAGGTGTTACAGGTAATTCTGCAATTGATCCATATTCAACTCAAGGTGGGTTGTCACCGTTATTTTATGCTTTTGGAGGGTCAACTTCTGCTGGGATAACACCAGGTGTAACAAGAATTAATAATACAAATTATACACTTTTAGCAAATAAAAATTTGGGGTGGGAAAAAACAACCCAGTATAATTTCGGATTAGACTTTTCGTTATTAAATAGAAGGGTGTCTGGATCATTAGATGTTTATATGTCTAATACAACTGATTTGTTACTTCTAAAACAGATCCCAACAGTTACGGGTTATGATGCCACCTATGCCAACATTGGAGAAACAAAATCAAGTGGTATAGATTTAACACTTAGTACTGTTAATATTGAAGAGAGTGATTTTAAATGGTCAACCGATTTGAGTGCTTCGTACCAAACAAATGAGATTGTAGAATTATCTAATGGTAAGTTTGACGATATTAATAATGAATGGTTTATTGGTGAGTCTCAAAATGTTATTTACAATTATGAATCAAATGGTATTTGGAAAGAAGCGGATGCTGCCGAAATGGCTTTGTTTAATGCAAACGGGAGTAATTTTAGAGCAGGAAATGTTCGTCCAGTAGATCAAAATGGAGATTATATTATTGACCCCAATAACGACCGTGTTATTATTGGTAGTGAAATCCCTAAATATATTTTAGGTCTTACAAATACATTTAATTATAAAGGACTTGAATTATCTATATTTATGTATGGTAGAATGGGTTATACCTATAACGCAGGAGGCGAAGACTTAGGAGGTAGAGGAAATAATCGAAAAGTGGATTATTATACTGTAGCTGACGAGAATTCCGACTATCAAAGACCATTTTATACTCAAGGCAACGGAGATTCATATTCTTCGACTTTAGGATACCGTAGTGGAGATTTTGTGAAAATCAGAAACATATCTCTAGGCTACAATTTCTCTGATAGAATTACTAGTAAATTAGGTCTTTCTAAATTAAGAATATATGCCCAAGCAACTAATCCTGGATTCATTTTCAAAAAAGTAGATTGGATTGACTTGGATGTAAGAAGGTCAAATTCACTTAGAGGATTTACAACTGGAATTAATCTTGAATTTTAA
- a CDS encoding RagB/SusD family nutrient uptake outer membrane protein: MKNYIKHFSKVFTALIVISSVLTSCTKESFLDEDLQTQRGNEYYNTEQGILELSVGAYQRTLADIFSGEEQFATTNYGVDEFHVGGDQTNDPWNNYDSRFGPIVQTTRTQSQHAWDRYYVAIGLTNQLIESATNIESTDPQIKSVALGEGYFLRAYNYLKLVRQYGGVPLKLTVSTTLELEFTRATAEQVLAQVIEDFTQAYNLLDNSAPAPQKITKDAAAHFLAKAYLTRASEINDSWNSATKTADLQQVVTLADQVIANHPLASNFQEIWAYTEPDGPNEFLPELILSAQFSRTIHVAYNNFSHVAFTARYDDLGVMKRDLTGMRPYSRLAPTYYTYDVYDHVNDSRFWKTFRTKHRVNKGGDFGDDETIPKVNYTAGVDLGILYIINDPSDTRFANTKNNNDPSILYNGKSIPHVYVAHAADGIGLLADPRFPSLSKHFDSSRNSVNDNRGMRDEILARSADTYLMAAEAKVRLAAAGSGSYSDALTYINKVRNRATYKSGEDRAYYTDGAEAYPTSTFSQPFESNSYMNENSYYESNDIPVTTSTTDLTITDIANLPAEDEAIISTLGYSSEYDRMLCLVLNERTRELCGEWHRWEDLSRTLTLVDRAKAYNPGAAPNIKDYHVLRPIPQPFLDAVYANGEPLSASAKQEMQNPGY; encoded by the coding sequence ATGAAAAATTATATAAAACATTTTAGTAAAGTATTCACTGCTTTAATTGTTATAAGCAGTGTACTTACCTCTTGTACAAAAGAGTCATTTCTTGATGAGGATTTACAAACTCAAAGAGGTAATGAATATTACAATACTGAACAAGGTATTTTAGAATTGTCAGTTGGTGCATATCAAAGAACTTTAGCTGATATTTTTTCAGGAGAAGAACAATTTGCAACCACCAATTATGGTGTCGATGAATTCCATGTTGGTGGTGATCAAACCAACGACCCATGGAATAATTATGATTCTAGATTTGGTCCTATTGTTCAAACAACTAGAACACAATCACAGCATGCTTGGGATAGATATTATGTTGCTATTGGGTTGACAAATCAATTAATTGAATCGGCCACTAATATTGAGTCTACAGACCCTCAAATTAAGAGTGTTGCACTTGGAGAGGGTTATTTTTTAAGAGCCTATAATTATTTAAAACTGGTTAGACAATATGGCGGTGTGCCATTAAAGCTTACCGTAAGTACTACACTTGAGTTGGAATTTACACGTGCAACAGCTGAACAAGTATTAGCACAGGTAATTGAAGATTTCACCCAAGCCTATAATTTATTGGATAATTCGGCTCCTGCTCCTCAAAAAATAACTAAAGATGCAGCTGCTCACTTTTTGGCAAAAGCATACTTAACACGTGCTAGTGAAATTAATGATTCTTGGAACTCTGCTACAAAAACTGCAGATTTACAGCAAGTGGTAACTTTAGCTGATCAAGTGATTGCCAATCATCCATTAGCATCAAATTTTCAAGAGATATGGGCATATACTGAACCTGATGGTCCTAACGAATTTTTGCCCGAATTAATTTTATCAGCTCAATTTAGTAGGACTATTCATGTTGCTTATAATAATTTTAGTCATGTTGCTTTTACGGCACGTTATGATGATTTAGGTGTGATGAAACGTGATCTTACAGGAATGCGTCCTTACAGTCGTTTAGCACCAACTTATTATACGTATGATGTTTACGACCATGTAAATGATTCTCGTTTCTGGAAAACGTTTAGAACTAAGCATAGAGTAAACAAAGGCGGTGATTTTGGTGACGATGAAACAATACCAAAAGTTAATTATACAGCAGGTGTTGATTTAGGAATACTATACATTATTAATGACCCTAGTGATACAAGATTTGCAAATACAAAAAATAATAACGATCCTAGTATTTTATACAACGGGAAAAGTATTCCGCATGTTTATGTTGCTCATGCTGCTGATGGTATTGGTTTATTGGCAGATCCAAGATTTCCTTCATTATCAAAGCATTTTGATTCTTCTAGAAACTCTGTAAACGATAATAGAGGTATGCGTGATGAGATTTTGGCACGTTCAGCTGATACTTATTTAATGGCAGCAGAGGCCAAAGTTCGTTTAGCAGCTGCAGGATCAGGATCTTATTCTGATGCTCTTACTTATATCAATAAAGTTCGTAATAGAGCTACTTATAAAAGTGGAGAGGATAGAGCCTATTACACTGATGGTGCCGAAGCATATCCAACTTCTACTTTTTCACAGCCTTTTGAATCTAATTCTTATATGAACGAGAATTCATATTACGAGTCTAATGACATTCCTGTAACTACTTCTACGACAGATTTAACAATAACAGATATTGCAAATTTACCTGCTGAAGATGAGGCTATTATTTCTACATTAGGTTATTCTAGCGAGTATGACAGAATGCTTTGTTTAGTATTAAATGAGCGTACTAGAGAACTTTGTGGTGAATGGCACCGTTGGGAAGATTTAAGTCGTACTTTAACATTGGTTGATAGAGCAAAAGCCTACAATCCTGGAGCTGCTCCTAATATAAAAGACTATCATGTTTTAAGACCTATTCCACAACCTTTCCTTGATGCTGTATATGCTAATGGAGAACCTCTGAGTGCTTCAGCAAAACAAGAAATGCAAAACCCTGGGTACTAA
- a CDS encoding TonB-dependent receptor, with the protein MKNKVTLLMSIILCTLMYTSSYAQEKNVTGIVTDLSNLPLPGVNVIVKGTQNGASTDFEGNYSISVATGETLVFSYLGFKTIEKVVGNQNSYNISMEEDNSELDEVVVVGYGSVKRKDVTGAVASIKSESFIDALPVSPEQLLQGKIAGVNIVQSSGQPGASSTIRIRGTSSISAGNDPLYVIDGVPLQFGSANNQVRTVTSGSSPLSEEAINPLSLINPADIESIDVLKDASATAIYGSRGANGVIVITTKNKGKYGDFLTYDSYLGVSSVPELLPFLSADEYRDYANSNGLPLSDQGVNTNWQKEVFRTAITQNHNISFAGGSSTTNVTGSLGYNNQEGTILNSQLKKYTGRLNANHSAIDDRLKIGINLTYASIDDQRAAVNSNIADEGGNILKDALRWAPTLPVRNPDGSYYQIGALRVNPVSWVDVSDESDTSLLLGNLNTSFEIIDGLKLSSNIGHSSENVSRFTNIPSTHPAGEGQGGTASISKYKNSNVLAETNLTYDKQINDDNHITILAGYSYQRFETENTFTSANQFVADATQWNLIQSGTIQSNTSFKDANRLSSYYGRLNYKLKDRYLVTFTLRRDGSSRFGANNKWGTFPSGAVAWNIADEDFMADSKISNLKLRVGYGVTGNQEIPNNLYREQLSIAGSAIYVFGGQAIPSVLPTNFQNQDLKWEETSQLNFGVDFGLFNQRVTGSVDYYLKKTKDLLLQFSTAAPSVVPTQWANVGEVENKGIEINLNADVIDNENFKWSTNLNFATNKNEVISLSNANFQRDEIRTSSGSGVVGNNANTQIIKPGLPLNTFYGWQFTGYDADGLETYLDVDGTDGADEVAIGDANPDWTFGFNNTFNYKKLEVSMNFRGVVGNDIYNNTAAEFSYISQAPGVNVLKSALNTGASRTQTAQYSSQWLEDGSYLRLDNLTVGYNFDVDKVNFIKKAKVYVTGTNLFVITGYSGYDPEVRTRSIGVDYLVYPRPRTFQIGTSITF; encoded by the coding sequence ATGAAAAACAAAGTTACTCTACTAATGAGTATAATTTTGTGTACTTTAATGTACACGTCCAGTTATGCTCAAGAAAAAAATGTAACAGGTATTGTTACAGATCTATCAAACCTCCCATTACCTGGAGTGAATGTAATAGTTAAAGGAACACAAAATGGAGCTAGTACAGATTTTGAAGGAAACTACAGTATTTCTGTAGCTACTGGAGAAACATTAGTTTTCTCTTATTTAGGTTTTAAAACTATTGAAAAAGTAGTTGGAAATCAAAATTCCTATAACATTTCAATGGAAGAGGATAATTCGGAATTAGATGAAGTTGTAGTTGTAGGTTACGGTTCTGTAAAAAGAAAAGATGTAACTGGGGCTGTGGCATCCATTAAGTCTGAAAGTTTTATTGATGCTTTACCTGTTAGTCCAGAACAACTTTTACAAGGAAAAATTGCTGGTGTTAACATTGTACAAAGCAGTGGACAACCTGGAGCCTCATCTACTATAAGAATTAGAGGAACGAGCTCAATATCAGCAGGAAACGATCCGCTTTATGTTATTGATGGTGTACCATTACAATTTGGAAGTGCAAATAATCAAGTTAGAACTGTAACTTCAGGATCTTCTCCTCTATCGGAAGAAGCTATTAATCCATTAAGCTTAATAAATCCAGCAGATATTGAAAGTATTGATGTTTTAAAAGATGCATCAGCAACTGCTATTTATGGTTCTAGAGGAGCTAATGGAGTTATTGTTATTACTACAAAAAACAAAGGCAAATATGGAGATTTCTTAACTTACGACTCTTATTTAGGAGTATCAAGTGTTCCTGAATTACTACCTTTTTTATCTGCAGATGAATATAGAGATTATGCAAATAGCAATGGTTTACCATTATCTGATCAGGGCGTTAATACAAATTGGCAAAAAGAAGTGTTTAGAACTGCTATTACACAAAATCATAACATTTCCTTTGCAGGAGGTTCATCCACTACAAATGTTACAGGTTCTTTAGGTTACAATAACCAAGAAGGGACAATATTGAATTCTCAACTTAAAAAATACACAGGAAGATTAAATGCTAATCATTCTGCTATTGATGATAGGTTAAAAATTGGTATCAATTTAACATATGCTAGCATCGATGATCAAAGAGCAGCTGTAAATTCAAACATTGCAGATGAAGGAGGTAATATATTAAAAGATGCACTTCGTTGGGCACCAACATTACCTGTTAGAAATCCAGATGGTAGTTATTACCAAATTGGTGCATTAAGAGTAAATCCTGTTTCTTGGGTTGATGTTTCAGATGAAAGTGATACGTCTTTATTATTAGGAAATTTAAATACTTCCTTTGAAATAATAGATGGTTTAAAATTATCATCTAACATAGGTCATTCAAGCGAAAATGTAAGTAGGTTTACAAATATTCCATCTACACATCCAGCTGGAGAAGGGCAAGGAGGCACGGCTTCTATTAGCAAATATAAAAACTCTAATGTATTAGCAGAAACAAACCTTACTTATGATAAGCAAATAAATGATGACAATCATATAACTATTTTAGCTGGTTATTCCTATCAGAGATTTGAAACAGAAAACACGTTTACTTCTGCCAATCAATTTGTAGCAGATGCAACACAATGGAATTTAATTCAGTCTGGTACCATACAGTCAAATACATCTTTTAAAGATGCTAATCGTTTGTCTTCTTATTATGGTCGTTTAAATTACAAGTTAAAAGATAGATATTTGGTTACTTTTACTTTAAGACGTGATGGTTCTAGCCGATTTGGAGCGAATAACAAATGGGGAACATTCCCTTCTGGAGCAGTTGCTTGGAATATAGCTGATGAAGATTTTATGGCTGATTCAAAAATTAGCAACTTAAAATTAAGAGTTGGTTATGGTGTAACTGGTAACCAAGAAATACCTAATAACTTATATCGAGAACAACTTTCTATTGCAGGTTCTGCTATTTATGTTTTTGGTGGACAAGCAATACCAAGTGTTTTACCTACAAATTTTCAAAATCAAGACTTAAAGTGGGAAGAAACAAGTCAATTAAATTTTGGTGTAGATTTTGGCTTATTCAATCAGAGAGTAACAGGTTCAGTTGATTATTATTTAAAGAAAACTAAAGATTTATTATTGCAGTTTTCTACAGCAGCACCTTCAGTAGTTCCTACACAGTGGGCAAATGTAGGAGAGGTTGAAAACAAAGGTATTGAGATAAACTTAAATGCTGATGTTATTGATAATGAAAATTTTAAATGGTCTACAAACCTAAATTTTGCAACAAATAAAAACGAAGTAATTAGTCTTTCAAATGCTAATTTTCAAAGAGATGAAATAAGAACCTCTAGTGGTTCTGGGGTTGTTGGTAATAATGCTAATACTCAAATAATAAAACCAGGATTACCTTTAAATACATTCTACGGATGGCAATTTACAGGTTATGATGCTGATGGATTGGAAACATATCTTGACGTAGATGGTACAGATGGTGCTGATGAAGTAGCAATTGGTGATGCTAATCCAGATTGGACATTTGGTTTCAATAACACTTTTAATTACAAGAAACTTGAGGTTTCTATGAATTTTAGAGGTGTTGTAGGTAATGATATTTACAACAATACAGCTGCTGAGTTTTCATATATTAGTCAAGCACCTGGAGTAAATGTTCTTAAATCTGCGTTAAATACTGGTGCAAGCAGAACACAAACTGCTCAATATTCTTCACAATGGTTAGAAGATGGTAGCTATTTAAGATTAGATAATTTAACTGTTGGTTACAATTTCGATGTAGATAAGGTTAATTTTATTAAAAAGGCTAAAGTTTATGTAACAGGAACTAATTTATTTGTTATTACAGGATATTCAGGCTATGACCCAGAAGTTAGAACGAGATCGATAGGTGTAGATTATCTTGTTTATCCAAGACCAAGAACTTTCCAAATAGGAACTAGTATAACATTTTAA
- a CDS encoding RagB/SusD family nutrient uptake outer membrane protein, giving the protein MKNIQKITKKVKLLSFSCLLVILSGCSLEEEVYSIYTPETFYSNETQVLSSLSGIYRNFARTTGMGVEYRCLELPGDQVVVHEKIQGWWGGANFAELMEHTWTPSHSYIAGAWDSYFRTVGQTNALIASLEGSALSEAEIAGPLAELHSLRAYAYFFLMDLFGNVPIFTLPKVDALNLPEQNTRAEVFDFVTSELIAAAADLPTKAEAGSSYYGRFTQEAAYGLLATVYLNAEVYTGTPQFDKAYDYAQLVIDSGSYRLLDNYFDNFTYNNDNNDEFIFGAVYSPDIAGGVGHPLVQKVLPGIQGGLFGLPYTPQNGFGTRPSVLALYEDGDDRKNLIIPYGNLIDPRNGETVMVERIVPDNNSKLYDPEVSTEGPVPYEIIPATGIRLQPMNAGLKWVKWGLDPNTNGGNAGNDIAFLRYADILLIKAEALARGAKGGTLEQARTIVNVVRSRSYGSNVGDLATLTLDDILDERGRELAFEMQRRRDLIRFGKFGDAWEFKSASDSYRTLFPIPKTAREANPKLKQNPEYPQ; this is encoded by the coding sequence ATGAAAAATATACAAAAAATAACAAAAAAGGTAAAATTACTTAGCTTTAGCTGTTTATTAGTGATTTTATCAGGATGCAGTCTAGAAGAGGAAGTATATTCTATATATACACCAGAAACCTTCTATTCAAATGAGACACAAGTTTTATCATCCCTATCTGGAATCTACCGAAACTTTGCTCGTACAACTGGTATGGGTGTTGAATATAGATGTTTAGAACTTCCTGGAGATCAAGTAGTAGTACATGAAAAGATCCAAGGTTGGTGGGGAGGCGCCAATTTTGCAGAATTAATGGAACATACTTGGACACCTAGCCATAGTTACATTGCTGGGGCTTGGGATTCTTATTTTAGAACCGTGGGACAAACTAATGCGCTTATAGCATCATTAGAGGGTTCTGCTTTATCAGAAGCTGAAATTGCTGGTCCACTTGCAGAATTACACTCTTTACGTGCTTATGCATACTTCTTCTTAATGGATTTATTTGGAAATGTTCCTATTTTTACACTTCCAAAAGTAGATGCGTTAAACTTACCTGAACAAAATACTAGAGCTGAGGTTTTTGATTTTGTTACTTCAGAATTAATTGCAGCTGCAGCAGATTTACCTACTAAAGCAGAAGCAGGTAGTAGCTATTATGGTAGGTTTACTCAAGAAGCAGCCTATGGTTTACTTGCAACAGTTTACTTAAATGCTGAAGTTTATACTGGCACGCCGCAATTTGATAAAGCTTATGATTATGCGCAACTAGTAATAGATTCAGGATCTTATCGTTTATTAGATAATTACTTTGATAATTTCACTTATAATAATGATAATAATGATGAGTTCATATTTGGTGCTGTTTACTCTCCGGACATCGCTGGTGGTGTTGGTCACCCTTTAGTACAAAAAGTACTTCCTGGAATTCAAGGTGGTTTATTCGGTTTACCATATACACCTCAAAACGGTTTCGGAACAAGACCTTCTGTTCTTGCTTTATATGAAGATGGTGATGATAGAAAAAATCTAATAATCCCTTATGGTAATTTAATTGATCCTAGAAACGGTGAAACTGTTATGGTAGAGCGTATTGTTCCTGATAACAATTCTAAATTATACGATCCAGAAGTTTCAACAGAAGGACCAGTGCCTTATGAAATTATTCCAGCTACAGGAATCCGATTACAACCAATGAATGCTGGTTTAAAATGGGTTAAATGGGGATTAGATCCTAATACTAATGGAGGTAATGCAGGTAATGATATTGCTTTCCTTAGATATGCAGATATATTGTTAATAAAGGCTGAAGCATTGGCTAGAGGTGCTAAAGGAGGTACTTTGGAACAGGCTAGAACAATTGTTAACGTAGTAAGATCTAGAAGTTATGGAAGTAATGTGGGTGATTTAGCTACTTTAACTTTAGATGATATTTTAGACGAAAGAGGTAGAGAATTAGCCTTTGAAATGCAAAGAAGAAGAGATTTAATTCGTTTTGGTAAATTTGGAGATGCATGGGAATTTAAATCCGCATCAGATTCTTATAGAACATTGTTTCCAATACCAAAAACAGCACGTGAGGCTAATCCTAAATTAAAACAAAACCCTGAATACCCACAATAA